From a single Lolium rigidum isolate FL_2022 chromosome 7, APGP_CSIRO_Lrig_0.1, whole genome shotgun sequence genomic region:
- the LOC124671418 gene encoding cell wall / vacuolar inhibitor of fructosidase 2-like translates to MRSSQALSYLVFLLLASSTYASVLEDTCRTFGADYDYCIKFFQSDKDSATVDKRGLAVISTRIARAAAVSTLKRIAALKAADRDKKIQGPLADCDAKYTGAVNGLDEAARDIAAGKLQDAVTYLGYALDVPGSCDEAFGEVGVNSPLAAEGYEFARECYVARFVTTMLSASKPPRM, encoded by the coding sequence ATGAGGTCTTCGCAAGCTCTCTcctacctcgtcttcctccttctcGCATCGTCCACCTACGCGTCCGTTCTAGAGGACACGTGCAGGACCTTTGGAGCTGACTACGACTACTGCATCAAGTTCTTCCAGTCCGACAAGGACAGCGCCACCGTGGACAAGCGCGGCCTCGCCGTCATCTCCACGAGGATCGCCCGAGCGGCGGCCGTGAGCACCCTCAAGCGTATTGCCGCCCTCAAGGCCGCGGACAGGGACAAGAAGATCCAGGGACCCCTCGCCGACTGCGATGCGAAGTACACCGGCGCCGTCAACGGCTTGGACGAGGCGGCGAGGGACATCGCGGCGGGCAAGTTGCAGGACGCGGTGACATACCTCGGCTACGCGCTGGATGTGCCCGGCAGCTGCGATGAAGCGTTTGGCGAGGTAGGCGTCAACTCGCCGCTGGCCGCCGAGGGCTACGAGTTCGCCAGGGAGTGCTACGTCGCTCGCTTTGTAACGACAATGCTGTCAGCTAGTAAGCCGCCGAGGATGTGA